CATGTATTGCCGTCACTGTACACGTAAAAGAAAAGTGGGGGATCAAGACTCCATCCCTTCGAAAGAACAAATACGTATGGGGATAGAGTATATCAAAAATACTCCAAAAGTCAGAGATGTTCTGCTTTCAGGTGGTGATCCTTTTATGCTCTCGGATAGTTATCTAGAATGGATCCTTGATGAGATTTCGGCTATCGAGCATGTAGAAGTCATTCGTATCGGAACAAGAACGCCTGTGGTTCTTCCTTTTCGAATTACCGACGGATTGATTAATGTCCTAGAAAAATATGATAATATCTGGGTTAACACACATTTTAATCATTCCAGAGAGTTAACAAGTTCTTCAAAAACTGCCTTAAAAAAGCTTGCAAAAGCAGGTATTCCTTTAGGGAATCAATCGGTTCTTTTACGAGGAATTAATGATTGTCCGCGAATTATGAAAAAACTTGTGCATACATTGGTGGCTAATCGGGTGCGCCCATACTACATATATCAATGTGATCTTTCACAAGGGCTTGAACACTTTAGAACCAATGTCGGTAAAGGAATTGAAATCATGGAAAGTCTCCGTGGACATACCAGTGGATTTGCTGTTCCGACATATGTTATTGATGCACCGGGCGGTGGAGGAAAAATTCCTGTGATGCCAAATTACCTGATTTCTTGGTCGGTTAATAAAGTGGTGCTTAGAAACTATGAAGGTGTAATTACTACATATACGATGCCGGATAATTATGAGGCGATTGAATGTGATCGACAATGCGAACAATGCGACTTGCATTTGAAGCTTAACAACGAAGACGAAGATGAGGTTGTTGTAGGAATTTCTAAATTGTTGTGCGACTATGAAGAAGAGATTACATTGACACCGGAAAACCTAGAGAGAGACCGACGCAATCAAGGAGTGGAAGAAGCAGATGAAAGAGCAAATCAAGAAAACGCTTATCTATAACGCATCTGAAGCTATTGGAAAATCTGCTATCAATCACGGGAAAAGTAGTGACCGTGTATATATAATGCAATGCGCTAGAGACGATAGTGATGCAGTGTTTTTAAGGGCGCACCAATTATTAGATCAGTGCGGCTATTCAAAAATTATTGCCAAAGTTCCACAGGAGATGAAAAAAGAGTTGGAGAAAAAAGACTACCAAGCAGAAGCTTGGATTCCGAAATTATTTCATGGAAGAACCGATGGATATTTTATGGCCTATTATTCAAATACAAAACGAGGCATACTTAGAGATCGTCAGCAGATAGATGATGTGCTCAACATAGCAAAGCAAAAGACCACGGCATCTTTAAGAAAGCCACATCTAAGGGCTGAAGAGGAGATTCGCCTGTTGGAAAAAGAAGATAGCCAAGAAATGGCTAAGGTCTATAAACAAGTGTTTGCAACGTATCCATTCCCGATTTTTGATGCTGGCTACATAGAACAAACCATGGATGAGCATATTATTTACTATGGCGTTTTTTGCAAAGGAAAACTTGTGGCTATTGCGTCCGGAGAGACGGATTATGCACATCGTAACGTCGAGATGACAGATTTTGCAACATTAGCTGAATATCGAGGTCGTGGATATGGACAGGCGCTTTTAGAAGTTCTTGAGAAAGTGTTAGAGGAAAAGGGCTACCTTACATTTTACACTATCGCACGAGCAGTGTCGTATGGTATGAATATTACATTTTCCAAGATGGGCTACACTTACGGTGGACGACTCATCAATAACACAAATATTGGCGGACAAATAGAAACGATGAATGTTTGGTATAAGCATATCGAAGATGTATCAATTAAATAGATGATTAAAAAAAGGAGAATTATTATGAAAAAAAATCAAGTAAATATAATTTTATCAATGATCCTAGTACTTTCTTTGGTTTTGATAGCTGGGTGTGCAAAGTCCTCACAGACAACCCTAGAAAAAATTCAAGAAGATTCAACGATGACCTTTGCCATGACAGGCGCATATCCGCCGTTTAACTTTATTAATGAGGACGGTGAACTTGATGGTTTTGATATAGAGATTGCCAAAGCGATTGCAAAGGAAATGGGTGTTGAAGCAGAACCGGTAACAACAGCATGGGATGGTATTATTGGCGGACTTGAAAGTAAGCGCTTTGATATGATTATCGGAAGTATGGCTGTTACCGAAGAACGTCTTGAAAAAGTTAACTTTACCGATCCATATTACTATGATGGAGCACAGTTTTTTGTACCGGTAGGATCAGATATTCAAAGCATCGAGCAAGTTGAAGCCGGAACGGTTGGAGTTGTCACAGGGACAACATTTCATGATGCCTTAAGTTCTATGGATAATATAGGTGAAATCATGCAGTTTGAATCGGATGTCGATAACTTTATGGCGTTGGAACAAGGACGTATGGAAGGACTTGTTACAGGAAAGTTCGTTGGGCTCTTAGCACCGGAAAAATATGATGTCCAAATTGAACCAGCAGGTAGTCTGCTCTACGATGAAAAGATAGCTATTGCTATTCGAAAAGAAGATGAAGCGCTATTAAAAGAAGTCAATGAAGCATTGGCAACGCTTGTGGAAAATGGAACTTATGAAGAGATAAGCCATAAGTGGTTTGGCGTCAATATACTTGAAAAATAGGAGGCATAACCTTTGGAATTAATTTTAGAATCAATACAAAACTTTTTTGGAACCATGATTCAATATGCGCCAAAATTTTTACCGGCAGTCGGTTTAACATTGCAGTTGTCCTTTTTTTCTATTTTATTAGGAACGTTATTTGGACTCGTGGTCACCTCGTTAAAGCTTGTTAAACTAAAAATTCTTCAAGTGATTGCCAATGTATATGTATCGATTGTACGAGGGACACCTTTATTGCTCCAGTTGTATTTTATCTTTTATGGATTGCCAAAACTGGGGCTTGAGTTTGATGCCTTTACATCGGCAGTTATTGGATTAGCCTTTCATAGTGGCGCTTATATCAGTGAAATCTTTAGAGGAGCAATTGAATCGATTGATTTTGGTCAAAATGAGGCGGCAAGAGCGCTTGGAATGACAAAGATACAGGCTTTTCGCTATGTGGTGCTTCCGCAAGCATTTAAGCGTTCGGTCCCATCTTTAGGTAACCAGTTTATTATAGCAGTTAAAGATTCCTCGCTTGCCAGTGTTATAACAATTACGGAAACCATTCTTATGGCACGTCAGTTAGTTGCAGCAACCTATGATCCGTTTCCGATTTTGCTAACGGCGGGAATATATTATTATGTGATTATTGCAATATTAAGTTACCTTTTGAGACGACTAGAAGGGAGGCTCAAAGTCAATGAAAGATAAACCAATGATTCGCGTTGCCGGATTACATAAATATTTTGATGATTTAGAAGTATTAAAAGGTGTGGACTTAAGTGTCTACCCAGGAGAAGTGGTAAGTATTATTGGAGGTAGCGGTTCAGGAAAGAGTACCTTACTTCGTTGCATCAATTTTTTGGAAAAGAAAAATAAAGGAGATATCTACATCGGAGCAAAAAAAATTGTATCGGAAAAACATGATGTAAATCAACTAAGAGAACGGGTAGGTATGGTCTTTCAACGTTTTAATCTTTTTCCACATAAAACGGCATTGCAAAATGTTATGATGGGACCACGAGTGATAAAAAAAGAAGAGAAGGCACAGGCCAAAGAAAAAGCGATGGCCTTATTACATAAAGTCGGATTGGACGATAAGGCAGATGTCTATCCGGCCATGTTATCAGGAGGTCAGCAGCAGCGGGTAGCTATTGCCAGAGCTTTAGCGATGGAGCCGGATGTGATGCTCTTTGATGAACCGACATCAGCCCTTGACCCGGAGCTTGTAGGTGAGGTTCTACAAGTTATTAAACAGCTGGCAGATGAGGGAATGACCATGGTTATAGTTACACATGAGATGGCCTTTGCAAAAGAAGTATCGGATAAAATTGTCTATCTATATGAAGGTGTCATAGCTGAAGTAGGAACACCAGAAGAGGTATTTGATAATCCCAAGGATGAAACCCTTCAGCGCTTTTTGGCAGGATTTTCCGGAGAATAGTGTGTTTTACCATGATAGAAGGATAGAAAAAAGCGAGCATTTTGACAATGCTCGCTTTAGTCATGGGTTATATAAAGATAAGGGCTAAGATGAAGACAACGATAATTGTTGCGATTCCTTGGATAAATGTAGCAACGGTCTGAGACTTATAAGCGGTTGAAACGTCCATGCCACTAAACTCTGCAACAACCCAGAAGAAGCTGTCATTGGCATGAGACACTGTCATGGCACCTGCACCAATTGCCATAACCGTCAGTACTTTTCCTAAAACGGTTGCCAATCCAAGAGCAGGAAGCAATGGAGCAACAAGTGCTGAAGTGGTTACGAGTGCAACGGTTGAGGAACCTTGGGCGGTCTTAAGAGACGCTGCGATGATAAATGGAACGAAGATACCGATATTTAAAGTAGCTAGAGAAGAACCTAGATAATCGCCAATGGGGGTAGCTTTTAATACAGTACCAAAAGCACCGCCGGCACCGGTAATCATAATTATGATTGCGGCATCTTTTAATCCTTCGCCAATCCAACCGGATAATGTTTCTTTATTAAAGTGTGGAAGTAGAGCAAAGGCGAAAAATAAGCCAATCATAAGAGCATTAATCGGTTTTCCAAGGAAAGCAAAAAGAGTAAACACACCACCTTCACCAAAAGGAAGGGTTGGGAAGTTAGCAATAGATCCTAAGGTAATTAACAAGATAGGAACGAGAATAGGAGCAAAAGCTTTAAATGCACTAGGAAGTTTACCAAATTCTTTATGGATAACATCATAATCCATTTCAAGTGTCTCATGGTCTTCAGCAGAGGTATATTTTTTTCCGGCAATTTTTGCCCACATATGTCCGGCAAGCATTGTAA
This sequence is a window from Vallitaleaceae bacterium 9-2. Protein-coding genes within it:
- the ablB gene encoding putative beta-lysine N-acetyltransferase, with amino-acid sequence MKEQIKKTLIYNASEAIGKSAINHGKSSDRVYIMQCARDDSDAVFLRAHQLLDQCGYSKIIAKVPQEMKKELEKKDYQAEAWIPKLFHGRTDGYFMAYYSNTKRGILRDRQQIDDVLNIAKQKTTASLRKPHLRAEEEIRLLEKEDSQEMAKVYKQVFATYPFPIFDAGYIEQTMDEHIIYYGVFCKGKLVAIASGETDYAHRNVEMTDFATLAEYRGRGYGQALLEVLEKVLEEKGYLTFYTIARAVSYGMNITFSKMGYTYGGRLINNTNIGGQIETMNVWYKHIEDVSIK
- a CDS encoding amino acid ABC transporter ATP-binding protein, which produces MKDKPMIRVAGLHKYFDDLEVLKGVDLSVYPGEVVSIIGGSGSGKSTLLRCINFLEKKNKGDIYIGAKKIVSEKHDVNQLRERVGMVFQRFNLFPHKTALQNVMMGPRVIKKEEKAQAKEKAMALLHKVGLDDKADVYPAMLSGGQQQRVAIARALAMEPDVMLFDEPTSALDPELVGEVLQVIKQLADEGMTMVIVTHEMAFAKEVSDKIVYLYEGVIAEVGTPEEVFDNPKDETLQRFLAGFSGE
- a CDS encoding transporter substrate-binding domain-containing protein; this translates as MKKNQVNIILSMILVLSLVLIAGCAKSSQTTLEKIQEDSTMTFAMTGAYPPFNFINEDGELDGFDIEIAKAIAKEMGVEAEPVTTAWDGIIGGLESKRFDMIIGSMAVTEERLEKVNFTDPYYYDGAQFFVPVGSDIQSIEQVEAGTVGVVTGTTFHDALSSMDNIGEIMQFESDVDNFMALEQGRMEGLVTGKFVGLLAPEKYDVQIEPAGSLLYDEKIAIAIRKEDEALLKEVNEALATLVENGTYEEISHKWFGVNILEK
- a CDS encoding amino acid ABC transporter permease, with protein sequence MELILESIQNFFGTMIQYAPKFLPAVGLTLQLSFFSILLGTLFGLVVTSLKLVKLKILQVIANVYVSIVRGTPLLLQLYFIFYGLPKLGLEFDAFTSAVIGLAFHSGAYISEIFRGAIESIDFGQNEAARALGMTKIQAFRYVVLPQAFKRSVPSLGNQFIIAVKDSSLASVITITETILMARQLVAATYDPFPILLTAGIYYYVIIAILSYLLRRLEGRLKVNER
- the ablA gene encoding lysine 2,3-aminomutase; translated protein: MQETIQMTQFKMDKKKVTKDYYAKWRDWKWQIKNTIRKVETVETILGVHFDGKRRQVIQETIDKFPMAITPYYLSLVDREDYENDPVFKQCFPDPQELQLTSCDMQDPLHEDKDSPVPGITHRYPDRVLFHTSNVCAMYCRHCTRKRKVGDQDSIPSKEQIRMGIEYIKNTPKVRDVLLSGGDPFMLSDSYLEWILDEISAIEHVEVIRIGTRTPVVLPFRITDGLINVLEKYDNIWVNTHFNHSRELTSSSKTALKKLAKAGIPLGNQSVLLRGINDCPRIMKKLVHTLVANRVRPYYIYQCDLSQGLEHFRTNVGKGIEIMESLRGHTSGFAVPTYVIDAPGGGGKIPVMPNYLISWSVNKVVLRNYEGVITTYTMPDNYEAIECDRQCEQCDLHLKLNNEDEDEVVVGISKLLCDYEEEITLTPENLERDRRNQGVEEADERANQENAYL
- a CDS encoding GntP family permease — encoded protein: MVQGPMLLVILVLSIVFIVVATAKLKLHPFLALLIASYGVAFASGMDVLEIGATIRSGFGGILTYIGIVIILGTIIGKILEKSGAAIVMADTVLKIVGEKRPGLAMSIIGYIVSIPVFCDSGFVILNSLKKSLVQKSKVSGVMMSVSLATGLYATHTLVPPTPGPIAAAGNLGLDDQLGLVILVGIGVSIVTMLAGHMWAKIAGKKYTSAEDHETLEMDYDVIHKEFGKLPSAFKAFAPILVPILLITLGSIANFPTLPFGEGGVFTLFAFLGKPINALMIGLFFAFALLPHFNKETLSGWIGEGLKDAAIIIMITGAGGAFGTVLKATPIGDYLGSSLATLNIGIFVPFIIAASLKTAQGSSTVALVTTSALVAPLLPALGLATVLGKVLTVMAIGAGAMTVSHANDSFFWVVAEFSGMDVSTAYKSQTVATFIQGIATIIVVFILALIFI